In one Methanobrevibacter arboriphilus genomic region, the following are encoded:
- a CDS encoding NAD(P)/FAD-dependent oxidoreductase: protein MIKTDVLVIGSGPAGSSAAKHAALGGAKVIVIDKKSEIGAPKRCAEGVSKAGLADLGIEPNVRWVTKELDGVRLVSPNGTNVWLTSDEIELPEAGYILERKIFDKYMAMDAARAGAEIKIKTLAHGMRKEGDAYVVTCEHMGELFEIKANIIIAADGPESRVARWAGLRTATKATNMESGIQFEMVGVEMEKQDVIEFYFGSVAPGGYAWIFPKGDDIANVGLAVITNDTDKTPYEHLKDFVANCPATQNAQAVEFNIGGDPVGGMPKKIYDDNILVCGDAAGQVNPLTGGGIISGMKGGMHAGIVAASAIADGDFSKDRLKEYDKNIRDDIGHEIDKYLKVKDYALSLSDEELDSVADAFQDVEFEKVSTTELVKNLIKVSPKALLKLGKLL, encoded by the coding sequence ATGATTAAAACTGATGTATTAGTAATTGGATCTGGACCTGCAGGATCATCAGCAGCTAAACATGCTGCTTTAGGTGGAGCTAAAGTAATAGTTATAGATAAAAAATCTGAGATTGGTGCTCCAAAACGTTGTGCTGAAGGGGTTTCAAAAGCAGGACTTGCAGATTTAGGAATTGAACCTAATGTACGTTGGGTTACTAAAGAACTTGATGGGGTTAGGTTAGTTTCTCCAAATGGTACTAATGTATGGTTAACTTCTGATGAAATTGAGCTTCCAGAAGCAGGTTATATTTTAGAGCGAAAAATATTTGATAAATATATGGCTATGGATGCAGCTAGAGCTGGAGCTGAAATTAAGATAAAAACACTTGCCCATGGAATGAGAAAAGAAGGAGATGCTTATGTTGTCACATGTGAGCATATGGGTGAGTTATTTGAGATAAAAGCTAATATAATTATTGCTGCAGATGGACCAGAATCTCGAGTAGCTAGATGGGCAGGACTTAGAACAGCTACTAAGGCAACTAATATGGAGTCAGGAATCCAATTTGAAATGGTTGGAGTAGAAATGGAAAAACAGGATGTTATTGAATTCTACTTTGGAAGTGTTGCTCCTGGTGGTTATGCTTGGATTTTCCCTAAAGGTGATGATATAGCCAATGTAGGACTTGCTGTAATAACTAATGACACTGATAAAACTCCTTATGAACATTTAAAAGATTTTGTAGCTAATTGTCCAGCTACTCAAAATGCTCAAGCTGTTGAGTTTAATATTGGTGGAGATCCTGTTGGTGGAATGCCAAAAAAAATATATGATGATAATATCCTTGTTTGTGGAGATGCTGCAGGTCAAGTTAATCCTTTAACTGGTGGAGGAATCATTAGTGGTATGAAAGGTGGAATGCATGCAGGTATTGTTGCTGCAAGTGCTATTGCTGATGGTGATTTTTCTAAAGATAGATTGAAAGAATATGATAAAAATATTAGGGATGACATTGGTCATGAAATTGATAAATATTTAAAAGTTAAAGATTATGCTCTTTCTTTATCTGATGAAGAACTTGATTCAGTTGCTGATGCTTTCCAAGATGTAGAATTTGAAAAAGTAAGTACTACTGAACTTGTTAAAAATCTTATAAAAGTTTCTCCTAAAGCATTATTAAAATTAGGGAAATTATTATAA
- a CDS encoding ABC transporter permease has product MFNYRKLAIFLGYKAIRLIILLIAVAIISFVLIDISPIDPVRAYIGEMTVSGEQLANLQQFWGVNVPVWEKALHWTLDVFQGNFGISLIYRVPVLEVIGDRFQASLVLMFVSWLISGVLGFTLGTLAGMYRGSWIDKFVKIYCYILLSAPTFWIALLMLMVFSVYLGWFPTGLGVPVGVLSENVTFWDWLDRLILPATALSVIGIAQIALFTRDKLNNIMSSDFIIFAKARGEKGWSLVKRHGVRNILLPAITIQFLSFSELFGGAVLVEQVFSYPGIGQAAVAAGLRSDVPLLLGIVIFSTIFVFCGNTIADVIYKFVDPRIRESESNE; this is encoded by the coding sequence TTGTTTAACTATAGAAAATTAGCTATTTTTTTGGGATATAAAGCAATTAGATTAATTATTCTTCTTATAGCTGTAGCTATTATTAGTTTTGTTCTTATAGATATTTCTCCAATCGATCCAGTTCGTGCTTATATAGGGGAAATGACTGTTAGTGGTGAACAATTAGCTAATTTACAGCAATTTTGGGGTGTAAACGTACCAGTCTGGGAAAAAGCATTACATTGGACTCTTGATGTTTTTCAAGGAAATTTTGGTATTTCTCTTATTTATAGAGTTCCTGTTTTAGAAGTTATTGGAGATAGATTTCAAGCATCTTTAGTTTTAATGTTTGTTTCTTGGCTGATTTCTGGAGTTCTTGGTTTTACCTTAGGTACATTAGCTGGAATGTATAGAGGAAGTTGGATTGATAAATTTGTTAAAATATATTGTTATATCCTTCTTTCAGCACCTACCTTTTGGATAGCTCTTTTGATGCTTATGGTATTTTCAGTATACTTAGGATGGTTCCCAACAGGTTTAGGAGTCCCTGTAGGAGTTTTATCTGAAAATGTGACGTTTTGGGATTGGTTAGATAGATTAATTCTTCCTGCAACTGCTCTCAGTGTAATCGGAATTGCTCAAATTGCTCTTTTTACAAGAGATAAACTTAATAATATTATGTCTAGTGATTTTATAATTTTTGCAAAAGCTAGAGGTGAAAAAGGCTGGTCTCTTGTTAAACGTCATGGAGTTAGAAATATTCTTCTTCCAGCTATTACTATTCAATTTTTATCTTTTAGTGAGTTGTTTGGAGGGGCTGTTTTAGTGGAACAAGTATTTTCTTATCCCGGTATAGGTCAAGCTGCTGTTGCTGCAGGTCTTAGAAGTGATGTTCCTTTACTTTTAGGTATTGTAATTTTTTCAACAATCTTTGTTTTTTGTGGAAATACAATTGCTGATGTTATTTATAAATTTGTAGATCCTAGAATTAGGGAGAGTGAATCTAATGAATAA
- the tnpA gene encoding IS200/IS605 family transposase: MSHDLDKNQHSVYRLTYHLVLVIKYRRQVITPEIFNRLIEIFNNNASNFDIVLEESNFESDHVHLLFKAKPQTQLLKFVNAYKSASSRLIKKEYPEIRKKLWKEAFWKIGYFISTTSGANLKTVTKYIQNQKRL, from the coding sequence ATGAGTCATGATTTAGATAAGAATCAACATTCAGTATATAGGTTGACATATCATCTGGTGCTTGTAATTAAATACAGAAGACAAGTTATCACTCCTGAAATCTTCAATAGATTGATTGAAATTTTTAATAATAATGCTTCTAACTTTGATATAGTTTTAGAAGAATCTAATTTTGAATCAGATCATGTACATTTGTTGTTCAAAGCTAAACCTCAAACTCAATTATTAAAATTCGTAAATGCGTATAAATCGGCCAGTAGTCGTTTGATTAAAAAAGAATATCCTGAAATTAGGAAAAAGCTTTGGAAGGAAGCTTTTTGGAAAATAGGGTACTTCATATCTACAACGAGTGGAGCTAACTTAAAAACAGTGACAAAATACATACAAAATCAAAAAAGACTATGA
- a CDS encoding ABC transporter substrate-binding protein yields MKKQHIMIIAIIIVIGIVAGGLVLGNSSTERNPDELVTAVGAHGGEPETGFNPILGWASASEPLIQSTLFKRNNNMSLVNDLATNHTVSSDGKTYTVNIRDGVKFHDNSSLTAKDIAFTYNEAKKVGGDIDLSNMVNATAVNDSTVEFYLNNSDSTFISKLSTLGIVPSESYNNETYGQNPIGSGPYKFVQWDKGQQVILELNDDYYGKKPEFKKLTILFLTGDAAFAAAKKGEVDIAEVPLSYSNEKISNMSSIILDSVDARGISLPYLPDTGNKTEDGVSIGNNVTSNKAIREALNYGINRQTIIDGPLQGHGNKSFDGIGYQLPWNNTEAIIEDGDIDKAKSILESDGWKDSDGDGILEKDGQKASFTVYYPSDDTTRQSIAVSVSEQAKKFGIEVNVEGKSWDEIDKLKLSNGVVWGYGGLDPSSLYHQYYGGFAGNNYDNPAFYDNPIVNQHMESALSSSNLESSYNDWSMVSWDGSNGISPKGDAVWLWTVFVDYPYFVDNSLDISENTTTIQPHGGDIFGNIYDWKRVNQTG; encoded by the coding sequence ATGAAAAAGCAACATATAATGATTATAGCTATTATTATAGTTATTGGTATTGTAGCAGGAGGTTTAGTCCTTGGAAATTCATCGACTGAAAGAAATCCTGATGAGTTGGTAACTGCAGTTGGAGCTCATGGTGGTGAACCTGAAACTGGTTTTAATCCTATTTTGGGTTGGGCTTCAGCTTCTGAACCTTTAATTCAGAGTACTCTTTTTAAAAGAAATAATAATATGAGTTTAGTCAATGATTTAGCTACAAATCATACTGTAAGTAGTGATGGTAAAACATATACTGTAAATATTAGAGATGGAGTTAAGTTTCATGATAATAGTTCTCTAACAGCAAAAGATATTGCATTTACATATAATGAAGCTAAAAAAGTTGGGGGAGATATTGATTTATCTAATATGGTTAATGCAACAGCTGTAAATGATAGTACAGTTGAATTTTACTTGAATAACTCTGATTCAACTTTTATATCAAAATTGTCTACTCTTGGAATCGTGCCTTCTGAAAGTTATAATAATGAGACTTATGGACAAAATCCAATTGGTTCTGGTCCTTATAAATTTGTTCAGTGGGATAAAGGTCAACAGGTTATCTTAGAATTAAATGATGATTATTATGGTAAAAAACCAGAATTTAAAAAGTTAACAATATTATTCTTAACAGGAGATGCAGCATTTGCAGCTGCAAAGAAAGGTGAAGTTGATATAGCTGAAGTGCCTTTGTCTTATTCTAATGAAAAAATCAGTAATATGTCTTCAATTATACTTGATTCTGTTGATGCAAGAGGAATATCTTTACCATATCTTCCAGATACAGGTAACAAAACTGAAGATGGTGTTTCTATTGGAAATAATGTGACTTCTAATAAAGCTATTAGAGAAGCTTTAAATTATGGAATTAATCGTCAAACTATTATTGATGGACCTTTACAAGGACATGGTAATAAATCTTTTGATGGTATTGGATATCAACTCCCTTGGAATAACACTGAAGCAATTATTGAAGATGGAGATATAGATAAAGCTAAATCTATACTTGAATCTGATGGTTGGAAAGACTCTGATGGTGATGGAATTTTGGAAAAAGATGGTCAAAAAGCATCTTTCACTGTTTATTATCCTTCTGATGATACAACAAGACAATCCATTGCAGTAAGTGTCTCTGAACAAGCTAAAAAATTTGGAATTGAAGTTAATGTTGAAGGTAAAAGTTGGGATGAGATTGATAAACTTAAACTTTCTAATGGTGTTGTATGGGGATATGGAGGTTTAGATCCATCTTCTTTGTATCATCAGTATTATGGTGGATTTGCTGGTAATAATTATGATAATCCTGCATTTTACGATAATCCTATTGTAAATCAACATATGGAATCTGCTTTATCTTCTTCTAATCTTGAATCATCTTATAATGATTGGTCAATGGTTTCATGGGATGGATCAAATGGAATATCTCCAAAAGGTGATGCTGTATGGTTATGGACAGTATTTGTAGATTATCCTTATTTTGTTGATAATTCTCTTGATATATCTGAGAATACTACCACAATACAACCTCATGGTGGAGATATTTTTGGAAATATTTATGACTGGAAACGTGTAAATCAAACAGGTTAA
- a CDS encoding 4Fe-4S binding protein, which translates to MIVKDWCMFCGECAGVCPRNLIEVKESTLIFDESECRDCSTCVKVCPITALEKE; encoded by the coding sequence ATGATAGTAAAAGATTGGTGTATGTTCTGTGGAGAATGTGCGGGGGTTTGCCCAAGGAATTTAATTGAAGTTAAAGAATCTACTTTAATTTTTGATGAAAGCGAATGTAGAGATTGTAGCACTTGTGTTAAGGTTTGTCCTATCACAGCATTAGAAAAAGAATAA
- a CDS encoding RNA-guided endonuclease TnpB family protein — protein sequence MKTIVKSYKIRIYPNKSLQDKLYKNFGYNRFVFNQLLNYNQLIFSLVVNNPRINPYNYIPKVNRSTLNNWLNVLKAEYFFLKDSESTSLQSTCDIFKDSMVRFFKHQNKFPRFKSRKNPIQSIRLKNNNNSIRFENNKLKLPRFGLIRYRDNRKIKGDILSCTVKCENNRWFAVLNCKNVPVSPMLKTGDNVGIDLGLKDLMIFSNGEKRKPITRLTKIEHQIAKLNKKLSRKVKGSNNWKKIVQKLQKLYNKVFDIRNDEYQKLSTELIKSFDLIGLEKLSVKNMIKNKRLSHSISQISWSRLVDMIKYKAEWYDKKCIQISKVFPSSKLCNKCGYKKEDLTLAIREWTCPKCRTKHDRDINASINILNEAIRINNECTTG from the coding sequence ATGAAAACAATAGTTAAGTCCTATAAAATTAGGATATATCCAAATAAATCATTGCAGGATAAATTATACAAAAATTTTGGATACAATCGATTTGTATTCAATCAATTACTCAACTATAATCAGTTAATTTTTAGTTTAGTTGTTAATAATCCAAGAATCAATCCCTATAACTATATACCTAAAGTTAATCGTTCGACACTTAATAATTGGTTGAATGTGCTTAAAGCTGAGTATTTTTTCTTAAAAGATAGTGAAAGTACCAGCTTACAATCGACTTGTGATATATTCAAAGACAGTATGGTTCGATTTTTCAAGCACCAAAATAAGTTTCCAAGATTCAAATCACGGAAAAATCCCATACAAAGTATCCGTTTAAAGAACAATAACAATAGCATACGGTTTGAAAACAATAAATTAAAATTACCACGATTTGGATTAATTAGATACAGAGATAATAGAAAGATTAAAGGAGATATACTTAGTTGTACTGTCAAATGTGAAAATAACAGATGGTTTGCAGTACTAAACTGTAAAAATGTTCCAGTAAGTCCAATGTTAAAAACTGGAGATAATGTTGGTATTGATTTAGGCTTAAAAGATTTGATGATTTTTAGTAACGGCGAAAAGAGAAAACCAATCACTCGCCTAACTAAAATAGAACACCAAATAGCCAAATTAAATAAAAAATTATCAAGAAAAGTAAAAGGTTCTAACAACTGGAAAAAAATTGTTCAGAAATTACAAAAATTGTATAATAAAGTCTTTGATATTCGTAATGACGAATATCAGAAACTATCCACAGAATTAATTAAATCTTTTGATTTAATCGGTTTAGAAAAATTATCAGTGAAAAATATGATAAAAAATAAGCGATTAAGTCATAGTATAAGCCAAATATCTTGGTCAAGACTTGTTGATATGATAAAATACAAGGCTGAATGGTATGATAAAAAATGTATACAAATAAGTAAAGTTTTTCCATCATCAAAGCTTTGTAACAAATGTGGATATAAAAAAGAAGATTTAACACTAGCTATCAGGGAATGGACATGTCCAAAATGTAGAACAAAACATGATAGGGATATTAATGCATCTATTAACATTCTTAATGAAGCTATCCGAATAAATAATGAATGTACCACTGGATAA
- a CDS encoding oligopeptide/dipeptide ABC transporter ATP-binding protein, translated as MNENSEKSEELLSVSNISISFLQYTRGLRQNLLKVISDLTLDISTGEIVAILGSSGSGKSLLAHAILGILPKNATLTGEMSFKGKNLDQNLKENVRGSEIALIPQSVNYLDPLMKVSDQVIGETVDEEDKKTKKIHQRKVFEEYGLGEEVDDLYPFQLSGGMARRVLVSTALIQNPDLVIADEPTPGLDDKAIEETLNYLKQMANDGKGVLLITHDINAALNVADKIVIFYSGYVIEIVNAKDFSGDGENLVHPYTRALYKALPQNGFHLYEGHQPIHGEIPEGCVYYDRCDHPTDCCKTLNPELQDIQGKKVRCHRGHRKYSRYYFH; from the coding sequence ATGAATGAAAATTCTGAAAAATCAGAAGAATTATTATCAGTTTCAAATATTTCAATTTCATTTCTTCAATATACTAGAGGATTAAGACAAAATTTACTCAAAGTGATCAGTGATTTAACATTAGATATTTCCACTGGGGAAATAGTAGCTATTCTTGGTTCTAGTGGTTCTGGAAAGAGTTTACTTGCACATGCAATTCTAGGAATACTGCCTAAAAATGCAACTCTCACTGGAGAAATGAGTTTTAAAGGGAAAAATTTAGATCAAAATCTTAAAGAGAACGTCAGGGGGAGTGAAATAGCTTTAATTCCACAATCAGTTAATTATTTAGATCCTCTTATGAAAGTTTCTGATCAGGTTATTGGTGAAACTGTTGATGAAGAAGATAAAAAAACTAAAAAAATTCATCAAAGAAAAGTTTTTGAAGAATATGGTTTAGGTGAGGAAGTTGATGATTTATACCCATTTCAACTTTCTGGAGGAATGGCAAGGAGAGTTTTGGTTTCAACAGCCCTTATTCAAAATCCTGATTTGGTAATTGCAGATGAACCTACTCCTGGCTTGGATGATAAAGCTATTGAAGAAACTTTAAATTACCTTAAACAAATGGCAAATGATGGAAAGGGTGTTCTTTTAATTACTCATGATATTAATGCTGCTTTAAATGTTGCTGATAAGATAGTTATATTTTATTCAGGATATGTTATTGAAATAGTTAATGCAAAAGACTTTTCAGGGGATGGTGAAAATTTAGTGCATCCTTACACACGTGCACTTTATAAGGCTCTTCCTCAAAACGGTTTTCATTTGTATGAAGGTCATCAACCAATACATGGTGAAATTCCAGAAGGTTGTGTTTATTATGATAGATGTGATCATCCTACAGATTGTTGTAAAACATTAAACCCTGAACTTCAAGATATTCAAGGTAAAAAGGTACGATGTCATAGAGGTCATAGAAAATATTCTAGATACTATTTTCATTAA
- a CDS encoding ABC transporter permease, which produces MNKPAGDPIDKPIRKFYTSPLKMNLRTKTILIISLTSMLLLAVVINSLFINVANITTNFSAINQPPSFEHIFGTDWMGRDMFTRTMKGLGLSIMIGAFASIISMIIAVILGLMSSMNKYLDTFVSWLVDLFSSIPHLLLIILVSISLGGGAVGVIIGVGVSHWTSLTRVLRAEVKQINTSDYVHISKNFGKSKWWIAKYHILPLVLTQIFLGVILVFPHAIMHEASVTFLGFGLSPHEPAIGVILAESMKYLATGAWWLAFFPGISLLIIVLSFDLVGDNLQRLLDPTNAHE; this is translated from the coding sequence ATGAATAAACCTGCGGGTGATCCTATTGATAAGCCAATTAGAAAGTTTTATACTTCTCCTTTAAAGATGAATTTAAGAACAAAAACTATTTTGATTATTAGTTTAACTTCAATGTTACTTTTAGCTGTTGTTATAAATAGTTTATTTATTAATGTAGCTAATATTACAACTAATTTTAGTGCAATTAATCAACCTCCTTCATTTGAACATATTTTTGGTACTGATTGGATGGGTAGGGATATGTTTACAAGAACAATGAAAGGATTAGGTCTTAGTATAATGATTGGTGCTTTTGCATCTATTATTAGTATGATTATAGCAGTTATTCTAGGTCTAATGTCAAGTATGAACAAGTATTTGGATACTTTTGTAAGTTGGTTAGTTGATCTTTTCTCATCTATCCCTCATCTTTTGTTGATTATTTTGGTTTCAATAAGTTTAGGCGGAGGAGCTGTTGGTGTAATTATAGGTGTAGGTGTTTCTCATTGGACTTCATTAACAAGGGTTCTTAGAGCAGAAGTAAAACAGATTAATACATCTGATTATGTTCATATTTCAAAGAATTTTGGTAAATCAAAATGGTGGATAGCTAAATACCATATTCTTCCATTAGTATTAACTCAAATATTTTTAGGTGTGATTTTGGTTTTCCCTCATGCAATTATGCATGAAGCCAGTGTAACTTTCCTTGGTTTTGGACTTTCTCCTCATGAACCAGCTATTGGAGTGATTCTTGCTGAATCAATGAAATATTTAGCTACAGGAGCTTGGTGGTTAGCATTTTTCCCAGGTATATCTCTATTAATAATTGTTCTTTCATTTGATTTAGTTGGGGATAATTTGCAAAGATTATTAGATCCTACAAATGCACATGAGTAA
- a CDS encoding ABC transporter ATP-binding protein: MELKGENLSFKYDSSKRWILKDLNINIKSGEIKGLVGDSGSGKSTLSKILAGYIDNKNFEGKVEINGLNISKNEYNPVQLIFQHPEQTMNPKWKMKDILYESWNVDEDIIEKFGIQKSWLNRWPNELSGGELQRFSVLRALSPNTKFLIADEMTTMLDAVTQVQIWNLVIDLVRMKNIGMLVVSHDKDLIKKICDEVVYLDDINNF, encoded by the coding sequence ATGGAATTAAAAGGAGAAAATTTAAGCTTCAAATATGATTCTAGTAAAAGATGGATTTTAAAGGATTTAAACATAAATATAAAGAGTGGTGAGATTAAAGGTTTGGTTGGAGATAGTGGTAGTGGGAAATCTACTCTTTCAAAAATTTTAGCAGGGTATATTGATAATAAAAACTTTGAAGGTAAAGTTGAAATTAATGGTTTAAATATTTCAAAAAATGAATATAATCCTGTACAATTAATTTTCCAACATCCTGAACAAACAATGAATCCAAAATGGAAAATGAAGGATATTTTATATGAATCTTGGAATGTGGACGAGGATATTATAGAAAAATTTGGAATACAGAAATCTTGGCTTAATAGATGGCCTAATGAACTTTCAGGGGGAGAGCTTCAGAGATTTTCAGTTCTTAGAGCTCTTTCTCCTAATACTAAGTTTTTAATAGCTGATGAAATGACAACAATGTTGGATGCTGTTACTCAAGTTCAAATTTGGAATCTTGTTATAGATTTAGTAAGAATGAAAAACATAGGAATGTTAGTTGTTAGCCATGATAAGGATCTAATTAAAAAAATATGTGATGAAGTCGTTTATTTAGATGATATAAATAATTTTTAA